The following are encoded together in the Bubalus kerabau isolate K-KA32 ecotype Philippines breed swamp buffalo chromosome 3, PCC_UOA_SB_1v2, whole genome shotgun sequence genome:
- the MRPS10 gene encoding small ribosomal subunit protein uS10m isoform X2: MVRGDASVTPEAIRRSGNGKMAARAVFGALGRRLWQGSKNFSVSSSRSNIAKNDGFLLTSMKWVQFSNLHVDVPKDLTKPTITISDEPDTLYKRLSVLVKGHDKAVLDSYEYFAVLAAKELGISVKVHEPPRKIERFTLLKSVHIFKKHRVQYEMRTLYRCLELEHLTGSTADVYLEYIQRNLPEGVAMEVTKTRLEQLPEHIKKPVWETTPEEKGDSKS, translated from the exons ATGGTCAGAGGGGACGCCTCTGTGACCCCGGAAGCGATCCGGAGGAGCGGGAACGGCAAGATGGCGGCGCGAGCGGTGTTTGGGGCCCTGGGCCGGCGTCTCTGGCAG GGTTCAAAGAATTTTTCTGTAAGCAGTTCTAGGAGCAATATAGCCAAAAATGATGGCTTTCTTCT CACCAGTATGAAGTGGGTACAGTTTTCAAACCTACATGTTGATGTTCCCAAGGATTTGACCAAGCCTACG ATAACCATTTCTGATGAACCGGACACATTATATAAGCGCCTGTCAGTTTTAGTAAAAGGCCATGATAAGGCTGTATTGGACAGTTACGAATATTTTGCAGTGCTTGCTGCTAAAGAACTTGGTATCTCTGTTAAAGT ACATGAACCTCCAAGGAAAATAGAACGATTTACTCTTCTCAAATCAGTGCATATTTTCAAGAAGCACAGAGTTCAGTATGAAATGAGAACACTTTATAGATGTTTAGAG TTAGAACATCTCACTGGAAGTACAGCAGATGTCTACTTGGAATATATTCAGCGAAACTTACCTGAAGGAGTTGCCATGGAAGTTACAAAG aCAAGATTAGAACAGTTGCCAGAACACATCAAGAAGCCAGTCTGGGAAACAACACCAGAGGAAAAAGGAGACAGCAAGTCATAA
- the MRPS10 gene encoding small ribosomal subunit protein uS10m isoform X1 has translation MVRGDASVTPEAIRRSGNGKMAARAVFGALGRRLWQGSKNFSVSSSRSNIAKNDGFLLSTSMKWVQFSNLHVDVPKDLTKPTITISDEPDTLYKRLSVLVKGHDKAVLDSYEYFAVLAAKELGISVKVHEPPRKIERFTLLKSVHIFKKHRVQYEMRTLYRCLELEHLTGSTADVYLEYIQRNLPEGVAMEVTKTRLEQLPEHIKKPVWETTPEEKGDSKS, from the exons ATGGTCAGAGGGGACGCCTCTGTGACCCCGGAAGCGATCCGGAGGAGCGGGAACGGCAAGATGGCGGCGCGAGCGGTGTTTGGGGCCCTGGGCCGGCGTCTCTGGCAG GGTTCAAAGAATTTTTCTGTAAGCAGTTCTAGGAGCAATATAGCCAAAAATGATGGCTTTCTTCT CAGCACCAGTATGAAGTGGGTACAGTTTTCAAACCTACATGTTGATGTTCCCAAGGATTTGACCAAGCCTACG ATAACCATTTCTGATGAACCGGACACATTATATAAGCGCCTGTCAGTTTTAGTAAAAGGCCATGATAAGGCTGTATTGGACAGTTACGAATATTTTGCAGTGCTTGCTGCTAAAGAACTTGGTATCTCTGTTAAAGT ACATGAACCTCCAAGGAAAATAGAACGATTTACTCTTCTCAAATCAGTGCATATTTTCAAGAAGCACAGAGTTCAGTATGAAATGAGAACACTTTATAGATGTTTAGAG TTAGAACATCTCACTGGAAGTACAGCAGATGTCTACTTGGAATATATTCAGCGAAACTTACCTGAAGGAGTTGCCATGGAAGTTACAAAG aCAAGATTAGAACAGTTGCCAGAACACATCAAGAAGCCAGTCTGGGAAACAACACCAGAGGAAAAAGGAGACAGCAAGTCATAA
- the MRPS10 gene encoding small ribosomal subunit protein uS10m isoform X3: MSCLFCHLMNCSPPDSSVHGIFQGSKNFSVSSSRSNIAKNDGFLLSTSMKWVQFSNLHVDVPKDLTKPTITISDEPDTLYKRLSVLVKGHDKAVLDSYEYFAVLAAKELGISVKVHEPPRKIERFTLLKSVHIFKKHRVQYEMRTLYRCLELEHLTGSTADVYLEYIQRNLPEGVAMEVTKTRLEQLPEHIKKPVWETTPEEKGDSKS; encoded by the exons ATGTCGTGTCTCTTTTGTCACCtcatgaattgtagcccgccagactcctctgtccatgggattttccag GGTTCAAAGAATTTTTCTGTAAGCAGTTCTAGGAGCAATATAGCCAAAAATGATGGCTTTCTTCT CAGCACCAGTATGAAGTGGGTACAGTTTTCAAACCTACATGTTGATGTTCCCAAGGATTTGACCAAGCCTACG ATAACCATTTCTGATGAACCGGACACATTATATAAGCGCCTGTCAGTTTTAGTAAAAGGCCATGATAAGGCTGTATTGGACAGTTACGAATATTTTGCAGTGCTTGCTGCTAAAGAACTTGGTATCTCTGTTAAAGT ACATGAACCTCCAAGGAAAATAGAACGATTTACTCTTCTCAAATCAGTGCATATTTTCAAGAAGCACAGAGTTCAGTATGAAATGAGAACACTTTATAGATGTTTAGAG TTAGAACATCTCACTGGAAGTACAGCAGATGTCTACTTGGAATATATTCAGCGAAACTTACCTGAAGGAGTTGCCATGGAAGTTACAAAG aCAAGATTAGAACAGTTGCCAGAACACATCAAGAAGCCAGTCTGGGAAACAACACCAGAGGAAAAAGGAGACAGCAAGTCATAA
- the MRPS10 gene encoding small ribosomal subunit protein uS10m isoform X4: protein MSCLFCHLMNCSPPDSSVHGIFQGSKNFSVSSSRSNIAKNDGFLLTSMKWVQFSNLHVDVPKDLTKPTITISDEPDTLYKRLSVLVKGHDKAVLDSYEYFAVLAAKELGISVKVHEPPRKIERFTLLKSVHIFKKHRVQYEMRTLYRCLELEHLTGSTADVYLEYIQRNLPEGVAMEVTKTRLEQLPEHIKKPVWETTPEEKGDSKS, encoded by the exons ATGTCGTGTCTCTTTTGTCACCtcatgaattgtagcccgccagactcctctgtccatgggattttccag GGTTCAAAGAATTTTTCTGTAAGCAGTTCTAGGAGCAATATAGCCAAAAATGATGGCTTTCTTCT CACCAGTATGAAGTGGGTACAGTTTTCAAACCTACATGTTGATGTTCCCAAGGATTTGACCAAGCCTACG ATAACCATTTCTGATGAACCGGACACATTATATAAGCGCCTGTCAGTTTTAGTAAAAGGCCATGATAAGGCTGTATTGGACAGTTACGAATATTTTGCAGTGCTTGCTGCTAAAGAACTTGGTATCTCTGTTAAAGT ACATGAACCTCCAAGGAAAATAGAACGATTTACTCTTCTCAAATCAGTGCATATTTTCAAGAAGCACAGAGTTCAGTATGAAATGAGAACACTTTATAGATGTTTAGAG TTAGAACATCTCACTGGAAGTACAGCAGATGTCTACTTGGAATATATTCAGCGAAACTTACCTGAAGGAGTTGCCATGGAAGTTACAAAG aCAAGATTAGAACAGTTGCCAGAACACATCAAGAAGCCAGTCTGGGAAACAACACCAGAGGAAAAAGGAGACAGCAAGTCATAA